The Syntrophorhabdaceae bacterium DNA window GTGACGGTTCTTAAGCACATAAATCGTATGCAGAGGATTTACTATTGAAGCTCGCAAGATTAGAAATTTTTGGATTTAAGTCGTTCCTCAACAGAACGGTATTCCAGTTCTCGGAGGGTGTCACTTCCATTGTGGGTCCCAATGGATGCGGTAAAAGTAACATCGTCGACGCCATCGTCTGGGTGTTAGGCGAGAGAGGAACCAAAAGTTTGAGGGTAAAGGATATGGGAGACGTTATCTTCCATGGCAGTAACGGCAGAAGACCCGTCAACATAGCAGAGGTTTCACTTGATCTTACCGACGGTGACAAGGACCTCGTTGTCAAGAGGAGAATATATCGGGACGGTACCAATGAATATTTTCTCAACGGCAATCTGGTGAGGCTCAAAGATGTGCAGGACGCCTTTCTCGGAACCGGTATCGGCCTTAACTCATACGCCATTATAGAACAGGGCAGGATAGAAAGCTTCATCCAGATGAAGCCACTGGAACGAAGGATCATAGTTGAAGAGGTCAGCGGCATCACTCGATTCGAAGAGAAGAAGCGCGATGCAATCTCGAGAATGGAAGAAGTGACCGCGAATCTTGAAAGGATTGAGGATATATATAGAGAAGTCGGGGCCGGTTTCGAAAAAGCAGAACACGAATGGCAGCGATGGAAGGCATACCAAGTATTAGCGGACAAACTCCATGAGATTGACAAGTTGACACTTATCGATGGATACGCAAAACTCGCAAAAAGAATCGTGAAAATTCTGGAAAGGCAGAAAGACCTCGAGCTTGAGATCGTGAAGAAAGAAGAGGACAAAGCACGGATCAAGACCGACCTGGAAGCTAAAGAATCGGAGTTTGCCCTCACTGACAACGTTCAGAGACAGCTCGAAGTAGATATAAAGGGCAAAGAGAAGGATATGGAGAGTCGCCTTATCGAAATCGAGTACGTGAAGGAAGAAAGACAGCGCCTCGAAACGCAATCGGCCACTTACAGGGAAGAAGAGGCGAGGACTAACGCACAGATACAGGAGGCAGGGCAAGAGGTGGAGACACTCTCCCAAACATCGCTCGCCCAAAAGGGTCGCCTCGATGAAGAAGAGTCGGCCGAAAGCAGTTTACGGGAACAGACTGAAAAACTCAAATCTACCATAGAAGGATACGAAAAGAGACTTGAAGAAGACCGGACTGCCCTTTTCGTCTCCATGAGCAAACTGACCGATACGAAGAACCGGTTGGCCCAGATTGAGCGGATAGAGATTGAAAGACGAAAAAGGGAAGAGAAAGAGGCCATCGAGAAAAGGGAACTCGGAGAGGTCATGGAGAGGCTTGAGGCGAAACTCACGACCTTGAGAGAGAATCTCGAAAGAGAGAACCAGGCCCTCCACGCGGCTGGCGAGATGGCGGCTGGCGCTTTTGAGGAACGCGAAACCGCGCGGAGGCGCATCGAAGAAGAACGCGCCGGCGTGGAAAACCTGAAGAACGAAAGGAAGATTAAAGAAGATTTCTTCCGTGAACTCGGCGGCTTCATGGAGAGCTCCGAATCGGGTGAACAGGACGCGACCAAATTAATAAACATGATTAAGGTTGAGGAAGCCAAAGAAAAAGCGCTTGAAAGATTCTTCTCTCATGAGCTCGAGTACCAGGTGCTCGCCGACAAGGAATCTGGGGTCATCTCGACGATCGTGCAGAAACAGGAAGGAAATTATATTTTCTTTCCCCGAAAGGGCATCTTCCGATTGGGCGGATCCGAGGTCGAAGTGGATATAAAGTGGGTCCCAACTATCGATGAGGCGCTCTCGCGCATCGAAGGAGGCGAAGAGGGCATATTCATGAATGACACGGTCTGCATCGATTCCCGCGGTTTCATACTGAGCGGAAAAGACGCCAAGAAAATCGATCTCAAACAGTTTAGAGAAAAACTGAAGCTAGAAAAGGAATTGAAGACCATAGCTCTTACCCTGAAAACCCGTCAGGACGCCATAGCCAGTATGCAGGAAAGCTTTGCGGCTTCTGAAAAGGAGTACGAGAAGATAAAAAGGGATCGCGAAGGTAAGGAAGATACGGCAAGAAAAACAGAGAAGGAAATTCTCATTGTAGAGGCTCAGCTCAAAACAACGCTTGAGAGGCTAAACGGCATTGAAGCGAGAATCGACCTCACTGACGACAGATCGTCCGACGAAGCGCAACAACTATCTGAAGAGAAAAAACGCGCAGAAACCGAAAAGGCCGATATCGAATCAAGAATGGC harbors:
- the smc gene encoding chromosome segregation protein SMC; its protein translation is MKLARLEIFGFKSFLNRTVFQFSEGVTSIVGPNGCGKSNIVDAIVWVLGERGTKSLRVKDMGDVIFHGSNGRRPVNIAEVSLDLTDGDKDLVVKRRIYRDGTNEYFLNGNLVRLKDVQDAFLGTGIGLNSYAIIEQGRIESFIQMKPLERRIIVEEVSGITRFEEKKRDAISRMEEVTANLERIEDIYREVGAGFEKAEHEWQRWKAYQVLADKLHEIDKLTLIDGYAKLAKRIVKILERQKDLELEIVKKEEDKARIKTDLEAKESEFALTDNVQRQLEVDIKGKEKDMESRLIEIEYVKEERQRLETQSATYREEEARTNAQIQEAGQEVETLSQTSLAQKGRLDEEESAESSLREQTEKLKSTIEGYEKRLEEDRTALFVSMSKLTDTKNRLAQIERIEIERRKREEKEAIEKRELGEVMERLEAKLTTLRENLERENQALHAAGEMAAGAFEERETARRRIEEERAGVENLKNERKIKEDFFRELGGFMESSESGEQDATKLINMIKVEEAKEKALERFFSHELEYQVLADKESGVISTIVQKQEGNYIFFPRKGIFRLGGSEVEVDIKWVPTIDEALSRIEGGEEGIFMNDTVCIDSRGFILSGKDAKKIDLKQFREKLKLEKELKTIALTLKTRQDAIASMQESFAASEKEYEKIKRDREGKEDTARKTEKEILIVEAQLKTTLERLNGIEARIDLTDDRSSDEAQQLSEEKKRAETEKADIESRMAALKADLEIIRKDYEAIRSKWHEITISIERQKSALKSLDEDKERKLSAIRSLAGEIETGRGKLKQAQAEISRRSDKIQALEKDYDDLKIENEKHLARFEELKKMLGNLHMEKQALQDAIDVLGKETEKIRVRRENTDKDMAVLAEKQETILERLKTTYNIENPSDVTVELRPNIEEEREAVVAEIADMGEINFRAEKEYLELKERLLFLEKQKEDLQNAMESLKKTITKIDHLTKELFTETFDKVNDAFKRFTDLLFKGGKGHLLVNQENGGIEMFAQPPGKKVLRMELLSGGEKALISLAFLLALMDTKPTPFALMDEIDAPLDDANLMGLLEIIKGMGLKTQVIFITHNRITMECSDTIYGITMEEVGVSKTVSVKL